A DNA window from Rubripirellula tenax contains the following coding sequences:
- the modA gene encoding molybdate ABC transporter substrate-binding protein, with product MTGSILIWGCALGLLCGADRVQRNASSVSDQRPLVVLCASSNRGVIDACCREYHRRCGDEVVVQYGASQTLLSSIEITNAGDLFLPADDSYLSHAAAQGRISDSFALASMNVVAVVRRDNHKSIATLDDLDRRDIRLSQANPDTAAVGRLTRDRLASIGYWEKIDRATDTYHTSVTEVANDVVLGSADVGFIFDAMLKSYPDLHAIQIEQLVDTTAELGIGILSSSDQRERAIKFVGFLLNDDGGQAIYRQFGFHPAEANGT from the coding sequence ATGACCGGCTCCATCCTGATCTGGGGTTGTGCGTTGGGATTGTTGTGCGGCGCCGACCGTGTTCAACGAAATGCATCATCCGTGTCGGATCAAAGACCGTTAGTGGTTTTGTGTGCCTCCAGCAACCGTGGTGTCATCGACGCGTGCTGTCGCGAATATCATCGACGATGCGGTGACGAAGTCGTTGTTCAATACGGCGCATCTCAAACGCTGCTTTCGTCGATCGAAATCACAAACGCCGGCGATCTATTTTTACCAGCCGACGACAGTTATCTGTCGCACGCCGCAGCCCAAGGCAGGATAAGCGATTCGTTCGCCCTCGCGTCGATGAACGTTGTCGCCGTCGTGCGGCGTGACAACCACAAGTCGATCGCCACGTTAGACGACCTGGATCGCCGCGACATTCGATTGTCACAAGCCAACCCCGATACTGCAGCCGTTGGTCGATTGACTCGCGACCGACTCGCGTCGATCGGCTATTGGGAAAAAATCGACCGGGCCACGGACACCTACCACACTTCGGTGACCGAAGTCGCCAACGATGTCGTGTTGGGATCGGCCGACGTGGGATTCATCTTCGATGCGATGCTGAAAAGCTACCCCGATCTGCATGCGATACAAATCGAGCAACTCGTTGACACGACGGCGGAGTTGGGGATCGGCATCCTATCATCCAGCGACCAACGGGAACGGGCAATCAAGTTCGTCGGCTTTCTGTTGAATGACGACGGTGGGCAAGCAATCTATCGCCAGTTTGGTTTTCATCCGGCCGAGGCGAACGGGACATGA
- a CDS encoding HD domain-containing phosphohydrolase — MNDTSAIAGPSSNVFSVAADDPTKSALLSETTFSPMSLERDGAAVRESQVLIVDDEDTNIEIVRAYLEEDGFSKFITTTDSTSAMELIQNHRPEIVLLDINMPKVSGLQILEALKADPELKLIPTVVLTASTSSDIKLQALRLGAADFLAKPVDPSELILRVENVLAVKAYQDHLAQYSEQLEKQVRLRTRELIRSRQEAIHCLARAGEYRDDDTGQHVLRVGRYAALIAIELGFPRAAIDLIEQAAQLHDVGKIGVPDSVLHKPGKLDPHEFDIMRGHCGIGRRIINPLSHEESIRLKQHTSVGMQIMSSTTSPVLKLASVIAATHHEKWDGSGYPNGLAGKNIPIEGRIVAVADVFDALGSQRPYKAAFPIDKCFEILIDGRGTHFDPTVLDAFLKRKEDAISIRQSFVDASDVSLPE, encoded by the coding sequence ATGAACGACACATCCGCCATCGCCGGTCCATCGAGCAACGTGTTCAGCGTTGCTGCCGACGACCCAACGAAAAGCGCTCTCTTATCGGAGACGACGTTCTCGCCGATGTCGTTAGAACGTGACGGCGCAGCGGTGCGCGAATCGCAGGTACTGATCGTCGATGACGAAGACACCAACATCGAAATCGTTCGTGCGTACTTGGAAGAAGACGGGTTTTCGAAGTTCATCACCACGACGGATTCGACCAGCGCGATGGAGTTGATTCAGAATCATCGCCCGGAAATCGTCCTGCTAGATATCAACATGCCTAAGGTGTCTGGTTTGCAGATTCTGGAAGCGTTGAAAGCCGATCCGGAACTGAAGCTGATTCCGACCGTCGTGCTGACCGCCAGCACTTCGTCCGACATCAAGCTGCAAGCCCTTCGTTTGGGTGCGGCCGACTTTTTGGCGAAACCGGTCGACCCGAGTGAGCTGATCCTTCGCGTCGAAAACGTATTGGCAGTCAAGGCGTACCAGGATCACTTGGCTCAGTATTCCGAGCAACTTGAAAAACAGGTCCGCCTGCGGACTCGCGAACTGATTCGTTCACGACAAGAGGCGATTCACTGCTTAGCGAGAGCCGGCGAATACCGCGACGACGACACCGGGCAACACGTCTTGCGTGTGGGTCGCTACGCCGCGTTGATCGCGATTGAATTGGGCTTTCCGCGTGCCGCGATTGACTTGATCGAGCAAGCGGCTCAACTGCACGACGTCGGCAAGATCGGCGTTCCCGATTCGGTTCTGCACAAACCGGGAAAATTGGATCCACACGAATTCGATATCATGCGCGGCCACTGTGGAATCGGACGTAGGATCATCAACCCGCTTAGCCACGAAGAATCAATCCGGCTAAAACAGCACACCTCGGTAGGCATGCAGATCATGAGTTCGACGACGTCACCGGTTCTGAAACTAGCGTCGGTGATTGCCGCGACGCACCACGAAAAGTGGGACGGTTCAGGATACCCCAACGGGCTGGCGGGCAAGAACATTCCTATCGAAGGTCGCATCGTCGCCGTCGCCGACGTGTTTGACGCGTTGGGATCACAACGACCCTACAAAGCAGCTTTTCCAATCGACAAGTGCTTTGAAATCCTTATCGATGGTCGTGGAACGCACTTCGATCCGACGGTTCTTGATGCGTTTTTGAAACGCAAAGAGGATGCCATCTCCATTCGTCAAAGTTTCGTCGATGCCAGCGATGTTTCGCTACCTGAGTAA
- a CDS encoding ABC transporter permease produces the protein MKPRSDVPFFIVMAGLSSCFVVLIAMLIAADISFTSFHEFRHAISKPEIRASIRLTLLTCTVSAISSIWVATPLAYLLTRFRFPGRAIVDLIVDVPLVLPPLVLGLSLLILFHLPVGDWTLESWLRDTTGIAVTHHWPAIVMAQFCVACAFAVRMMRGTFQQMDRRAEDVARTLGCNHGQAFFHVALPQAGPGMVAATTIAWARSLGEFGPILVFAGATRMKTEVLSTSVYLELSIGELGSAVAVSLLMVGIAIVVLVTLRWIGTGIAR, from the coding sequence ATGAAACCTCGCTCGGACGTACCGTTCTTTATCGTGATGGCAGGGTTGTCATCGTGTTTCGTTGTCCTGATCGCAATGCTGATCGCGGCCGATATTTCTTTCACGTCGTTCCATGAGTTTCGCCACGCAATATCGAAGCCCGAAATCCGAGCGTCGATTCGATTGACGTTGCTAACGTGTACGGTGTCGGCCATATCGTCCATCTGGGTCGCCACACCACTGGCTTACTTGCTAACACGGTTTCGATTTCCGGGACGAGCGATTGTCGATCTGATCGTGGATGTGCCGCTGGTCCTTCCCCCATTGGTACTCGGCCTAAGCTTGTTGATCTTATTTCATTTGCCGGTTGGTGATTGGACGCTGGAATCGTGGCTACGCGACACCACAGGCATTGCGGTGACCCACCATTGGCCGGCGATTGTGATGGCACAATTTTGTGTCGCCTGCGCATTTGCAGTTCGGATGATGCGAGGGACATTCCAACAAATGGATCGACGCGCCGAAGACGTCGCCCGTACGCTGGGATGCAATCACGGCCAAGCATTCTTTCACGTCGCGCTGCCACAGGCTGGCCCGGGAATGGTTGCCGCGACGACGATCGCCTGGGCCCGATCGCTCGGCGAGTTTGGACCGATCCTGGTCTTCGCCGGTGCAACGCGAATGAAGACGGAAGTGCTCTCCACCAGCGTCTATTTGGAACTCAGCATCGGCGAACTCGGATCGGCCGTCGCGGTGTCGTTGTTGATGGTGGGAATCGCCATCGTCGTTTTGGTCACGCTGCGTTGGATCGGCACGGGTATCGCCCGATGA
- a CDS encoding DUF389 domain-containing protein produces MSVVLVIGCEDEFRLALPWCQRLARQNELPIQIVIRGLDRKVLTEQLRRSAAERLETPSDRVTVSNVDESVDAVLEVLVQSNCKKLLICYQTNDHSWQQNLFERATCDVMWIHVGTDDNSNSLGRLFAVDVDAGRDSIRLGRSMLGIVSDESVNFMGDESSDIANEAVDGDLVLVGVDPLSDSDSLYQWARKQISQPSASHFAILRDGDTLIDNAAARIRKWFGTIAPPMDREQRMALAQDVEIGSRPNLEFFALISAAAMLAAFGLVQDSAAVIIGAMLIAPLMTPIMGAGLALAHGNRPLFESSLLTIVLGFVGALLSSILMGWMVGLFQELVATDEMWARCRPSPLDFGVGMIGGLAASYARTRSHLSSALAGAAIAAALVPPISTAGLQIAMGNWHPTEKGFPIAGPLLLVSVNVLTIMIGSSFILWARGMRSETKIDSRSRWSLRILASLLGIVLLALIWLLRWSAAEVSIG; encoded by the coding sequence ATGAGCGTTGTATTGGTGATCGGTTGCGAGGACGAATTTCGGTTGGCGTTGCCCTGGTGCCAACGACTGGCGCGGCAAAACGAACTGCCCATTCAGATCGTAATTCGCGGCCTTGATCGAAAAGTTCTGACCGAGCAACTTCGGCGATCAGCAGCCGAGCGATTGGAGACCCCGTCGGATCGCGTGACGGTGAGTAATGTCGATGAATCGGTCGACGCGGTGCTAGAAGTCCTTGTCCAATCGAATTGCAAGAAGCTGTTGATTTGTTATCAAACGAACGACCACAGTTGGCAGCAGAATTTGTTCGAGCGCGCTACATGCGACGTGATGTGGATCCATGTTGGAACCGATGATAATTCGAACTCGCTGGGTCGCCTATTCGCAGTCGACGTTGATGCCGGCAGAGACTCGATTCGACTCGGGCGATCGATGTTGGGAATCGTGTCGGACGAGTCTGTCAACTTTATGGGCGATGAATCGAGTGATATTGCGAACGAGGCTGTGGACGGCGATTTAGTCTTGGTGGGTGTTGATCCGCTGAGTGATTCAGATTCGCTTTATCAGTGGGCGCGGAAGCAGATATCGCAACCTTCGGCGTCCCATTTCGCGATTCTGCGAGATGGCGACACGCTGATCGACAATGCAGCCGCTCGAATTCGGAAGTGGTTCGGGACCATCGCTCCGCCAATGGATCGCGAGCAGCGGATGGCGTTGGCACAAGACGTTGAAATCGGATCGAGACCCAATTTGGAATTCTTTGCGTTGATTTCCGCAGCCGCAATGTTGGCGGCCTTCGGATTGGTACAAGACTCGGCCGCGGTCATCATCGGAGCGATGTTGATTGCACCGCTGATGACTCCGATCATGGGCGCCGGTTTGGCACTCGCTCATGGAAATCGACCGTTGTTCGAATCGTCATTGCTGACGATCGTGCTTGGGTTCGTCGGCGCGCTACTCTCGAGCATTCTGATGGGATGGATGGTCGGTCTGTTTCAAGAGTTGGTTGCAACAGACGAGATGTGGGCCCGATGTCGACCGTCGCCACTCGATTTTGGCGTCGGAATGATCGGCGGACTCGCTGCGTCGTACGCCCGTACGCGTTCCCACTTGTCATCGGCGCTGGCCGGTGCTGCGATTGCGGCGGCTCTGGTGCCACCGATCTCCACAGCCGGTTTACAGATTGCGATGGGAAACTGGCATCCAACAGAGAAAGGATTTCCGATCGCCGGGCCGCTGCTTTTGGTCTCGGTCAACGTGCTAACGATCATGATCGGATCGTCGTTTATCTTGTGGGCGCGCGGGATGCGAAGCGAGACGAAGATTGATTCGCGATCGAGGTGGTCGTTGCGAATTCTGGCCAGCTTGTTGGGGATTGTGCTGTTGGCACTGATTTGGCTGCTTCGCTGGTCCGCCGCCGAAGTGTCAATCGGTTAG